From a single Macrobrachium rosenbergii isolate ZJJX-2024 chromosome 7, ASM4041242v1, whole genome shotgun sequence genomic region:
- the LOC136840154 gene encoding tubulin beta-4B chain-like isoform X1, whose protein sequence is MREIVHVQTGQCGNQIGTKFWEIISDEHGLTPAGTLRENVPHDVRELQLERINVYYSEGAPGKYVPRAILVDLEPGTMDSVKAGPLGELFKPSHFVFGQSGAGNNWAKGHYTEGAELVDSVLDVVRKEAENCDCLQGFQLTHSLGGGTGSGMGTLLVSKIREEFPDRIMNTFSVVPSPKVSDTVVEPYNATLSIHQLVENTDQTYCIDNEALYDICFRTLKLMNPTYGDLNHLVSLTMSGITTCLRFPGQLNADLRKLAVNMVPFPRLHFFMPGFAPLTARGSQQYRALTVPELTQQMFDAKNMMAACDPRHGRYLTVAAVFRGKMSMKEVDEQMYNIQSKNSSYFVEWIPNNVKTAVCDIPPRGIKMASTFIGNSTAIQELFKRISEQFTAMYKRKAFLHWYTGEGMDEMEFTEAESNMNDLVSEYQQYQEASVDDEDDIGEYEEDAEPEAA, encoded by the exons ttctGGGAAATCATCAGTGACGAACATGGCCTCACCCCTGCCGGTACCCTCAGGGAGAACGTGCCCCACGACGTTAGAGAACTGCAGCTAGAAAGAATTAATGTATACTACAG TGAGGGTGCCCCTGGGAAATATGTGCCCAGGGCTATATTGGTGGATCTTGAACCCGGCACAATGGACTCTGTCAAAGCAGGACCTCTGGGAGAACTCTTCAAACCAAGCCACTTTGTTTTTG GTCAGTCTGGTGCTGGTAACAACTGGGCAAAAGGTCACTACACTGAAGGTGCTGAATTAGTCGACTCTGTATTGGATGTTGTAAGGAAAGAAGCCGAGAATTGCGATTGCCTACAGGGATTCCAACTGACACACTCCCTTGGTGGAGGCACCGGATCAGGCATGGGTACCCTCCTCGTTTCTAAAATCCGAGAAGAATTCCCTGACAGGATTATGAACACATTCTCTGTTGTACCATCCCCCAAG GTATCAGATACTGTCGTTGAGCCCTACAATGCCACCCTTTCAATTCACCAGTTGGTAGAAAATACTGATCAGACCTACTGTATTGACAACGAAGCTCTCTATGATATCTGCTTCAGAACTCTCAAGCTCATGAACCCAACCTATGGTGACTTGAACCATCTGGTCTCACTCACAATGTCTGGTATTACTACTTGCCTCCGCTTCCCTGGACAGCTCAATGCAGATCTTAGGAAACTGGCTGTGAACATGGTACCTTTCCCCCGTCTGCACTTCTTCATGCCAGGCTTCGCTCCACTCACTGCCCGAGGGTCACAGCAGTACCGTGCCCTCACTGTCCCTGAACTCACCCAACAGATGTTCGATGCAAAGAACATGATGGCTGCTTGTGACCCACGCCATGGCCGCTACCTCACTGTCGCTGCTGTTTTCAGAGGAAAGATGTCCATGAAGGAAGTCGACGAACAGATGTACAACATCCAGAGCAAGAATTCTTCATACTTCGTGGAATGGATCCCCAACAACGTAAAGACTGCTGTCTGTGATATCCCACCAAGAGGCATCAAGATGGCCTCCACTTTCATTGGTAACTCAACCGCTATCCAAGAGCTGTTCAAGCGCATCTCTGAGCAGTTCACTGCTATGTACAAGCGAAAGGCTTTCCTCCACTGGTACACAGGTGAGGGAATGGACGAGATGGAGTTCACTGAGGCAGAATCTAACATGAATGACTTGGTATCTGAATACCAGCAATACCAAGAAGCCAGCGTTGACGATGAAGATGACATTGGCGAATACGAAGAGGATGCTGAACCAGAAGCTGCCTAA
- the LOC136840154 gene encoding tubulin beta-1 chain-like isoform X2: MREIVHVQTGQCGNQIGTKFWEIISDEHGLTPAGTLRENVPHDVRELQLERINVYYSEGNKGKFVPRAVLVDLEPGTMDSIRSGPLGPLFKPEHIVFGQSGAGNNWAKGHYTEGAELVDSVLDVVRKEAENCDCLQGFQLTHSLGGGTGSGMGTLLVSKIREEFPDRIMNTFSVVPSPKVSDTVVEPYNATLSIHQLVENTDQTYCIDNEALYDICFRTLKLMNPTYGDLNHLVSLTMSGITTCLRFPGQLNADLRKLAVNMVPFPRLHFFMPGFAPLTARGSQQYRALTVPELTQQMFDAKNMMAACDPRHGRYLTVAAVFRGKMSMKEVDEQMYNIQSKNSSYFVEWIPNNVKTAVCDIPPRGIKMASTFIGNSTAIQELFKRISEQFTAMYKRKAFLHWYTGEGMDEMEFTEAESNMNDLVSEYQQYQEASVDDEDDIGEYEEDAEPEAA; the protein is encoded by the exons ttctGGGAAATCATCAGTGACGAACATGGCCTCACCCCTGCCGGTACCCTCAGGGAGAACGTGCCCCACGACGTTAGAGAACTGCAGCTAGAAAGAATTAATGTATACTACAG CGAAGGGAACAAGGGCAAGTTCGTGCCCCGCGCTGTCCTGGTAGACCTGGAACCTGGCACCATGGACTCCATCAGATCTGGACCTCTTGGACCCCTCTTTAAGCCCGAGCACATCGTCTTTG GTCAGTCTGGTGCTGGTAACAACTGGGCAAAAGGTCACTACACTGAAGGTGCTGAATTAGTCGACTCTGTATTGGATGTTGTAAGGAAAGAAGCCGAGAATTGCGATTGCCTACAGGGATTCCAACTGACACACTCCCTTGGTGGAGGCACCGGATCAGGCATGGGTACCCTCCTCGTTTCTAAAATCCGAGAAGAATTCCCTGACAGGATTATGAACACATTCTCTGTTGTACCATCCCCCAAG GTATCAGATACTGTCGTTGAGCCCTACAATGCCACCCTTTCAATTCACCAGTTGGTAGAAAATACTGATCAGACCTACTGTATTGACAACGAAGCTCTCTATGATATCTGCTTCAGAACTCTCAAGCTCATGAACCCAACCTATGGTGACTTGAACCATCTGGTCTCACTCACAATGTCTGGTATTACTACTTGCCTCCGCTTCCCTGGACAGCTCAATGCAGATCTTAGGAAACTGGCTGTGAACATGGTACCTTTCCCCCGTCTGCACTTCTTCATGCCAGGCTTCGCTCCACTCACTGCCCGAGGGTCACAGCAGTACCGTGCCCTCACTGTCCCTGAACTCACCCAACAGATGTTCGATGCAAAGAACATGATGGCTGCTTGTGACCCACGCCATGGCCGCTACCTCACTGTCGCTGCTGTTTTCAGAGGAAAGATGTCCATGAAGGAAGTCGACGAACAGATGTACAACATCCAGAGCAAGAATTCTTCATACTTCGTGGAATGGATCCCCAACAACGTAAAGACTGCTGTCTGTGATATCCCACCAAGAGGCATCAAGATGGCCTCCACTTTCATTGGTAACTCAACCGCTATCCAAGAGCTGTTCAAGCGCATCTCTGAGCAGTTCACTGCTATGTACAAGCGAAAGGCTTTCCTCCACTGGTACACAGGTGAGGGAATGGACGAGATGGAGTTCACTGAGGCAGAATCTAACATGAATGACTTGGTATCTGAATACCAGCAATACCAAGAAGCCAGCGTTGACGATGAAGATGACATTGGCGAATACGAAGAGGATGCTGAACCAGAAGCTGCCTAA
- the LOC136840154 gene encoding tubulin beta-1 chain-like isoform X3 — protein sequence MFHGHKWVIKDSKSRQSEILLLLINSEGNKGKFVPRAVLVDLEPGTMDSIRSGPLGPLFKPEHIVFGQSGAGNNWAKGHYTEGAELVDSVLDVVRKEAENCDCLQGFQLTHSLGGGTGSGMGTLLVSKIREEFPDRIMNTFSVVPSPKVSDTVVEPYNATLSIHQLVENTDQTYCIDNEALYDICFRTLKLMNPTYGDLNHLVSLTMSGITTCLRFPGQLNADLRKLAVNMVPFPRLHFFMPGFAPLTARGSQQYRALTVPELTQQMFDAKNMMAACDPRHGRYLTVAAVFRGKMSMKEVDEQMYNIQSKNSSYFVEWIPNNVKTAVCDIPPRGIKMASTFIGNSTAIQELFKRISEQFTAMYKRKAFLHWYTGEGMDEMEFTEAESNMNDLVSEYQQYQEASVDDEDDIGEYEEDAEPEAA from the exons ATGTTTCACGGCCACAAATGGGTAATTAAAGATTCCAAGAGCAGACAGTCTGAGATTTTATTACTGCTTATTAACAGCGAAGGGAACAAGGGCAAGTTCGTGCCCCGCGCTGTCCTGGTAGACCTGGAACCTGGCACCATGGACTCCATCAGATCTGGACCTCTTGGACCCCTCTTTAAGCCCGAGCACATCGTCTTTG GTCAGTCTGGTGCTGGTAACAACTGGGCAAAAGGTCACTACACTGAAGGTGCTGAATTAGTCGACTCTGTATTGGATGTTGTAAGGAAAGAAGCCGAGAATTGCGATTGCCTACAGGGATTCCAACTGACACACTCCCTTGGTGGAGGCACCGGATCAGGCATGGGTACCCTCCTCGTTTCTAAAATCCGAGAAGAATTCCCTGACAGGATTATGAACACATTCTCTGTTGTACCATCCCCCAAG GTATCAGATACTGTCGTTGAGCCCTACAATGCCACCCTTTCAATTCACCAGTTGGTAGAAAATACTGATCAGACCTACTGTATTGACAACGAAGCTCTCTATGATATCTGCTTCAGAACTCTCAAGCTCATGAACCCAACCTATGGTGACTTGAACCATCTGGTCTCACTCACAATGTCTGGTATTACTACTTGCCTCCGCTTCCCTGGACAGCTCAATGCAGATCTTAGGAAACTGGCTGTGAACATGGTACCTTTCCCCCGTCTGCACTTCTTCATGCCAGGCTTCGCTCCACTCACTGCCCGAGGGTCACAGCAGTACCGTGCCCTCACTGTCCCTGAACTCACCCAACAGATGTTCGATGCAAAGAACATGATGGCTGCTTGTGACCCACGCCATGGCCGCTACCTCACTGTCGCTGCTGTTTTCAGAGGAAAGATGTCCATGAAGGAAGTCGACGAACAGATGTACAACATCCAGAGCAAGAATTCTTCATACTTCGTGGAATGGATCCCCAACAACGTAAAGACTGCTGTCTGTGATATCCCACCAAGAGGCATCAAGATGGCCTCCACTTTCATTGGTAACTCAACCGCTATCCAAGAGCTGTTCAAGCGCATCTCTGAGCAGTTCACTGCTATGTACAAGCGAAAGGCTTTCCTCCACTGGTACACAGGTGAGGGAATGGACGAGATGGAGTTCACTGAGGCAGAATCTAACATGAATGACTTGGTATCTGAATACCAGCAATACCAAGAAGCCAGCGTTGACGATGAAGATGACATTGGCGAATACGAAGAGGATGCTGAACCAGAAGCTGCCTAA